Proteins from a genomic interval of Salvelinus alpinus chromosome 7, SLU_Salpinus.1, whole genome shotgun sequence:
- the mtus1a gene encoding microtubule-associated tumor suppressor 1 homolog A isoform X3, translated as MSSVKTKCRPSQLALSSGPGDCNGNSVACLGTSSLDSLRSLSDGDSSSAPDVDMECCLIEGSPSPSPSPSPAPANHHTDHLRNVPLNSTFTTNTPINGNLKLGSPPENSSLDLITFPENSTCTVLSPAVTVPGEGDMLEPVQTSVSSCVNTSLDNWNGNITLVITSLQGQHGENQSDWRSTTSSGDRSVAASPELASPEGEESSSSVSLRGSSENNCSIGSGEMVLRWNSFCLEEADTLTVSLSLVELSTSSSAHGSPALPADLGHGLLSMSTTTTLPYVCDGLLENRPTDTLKVKDNPSPQCWGTTFIQSDDQDLPPEGGCLAPPRSPVDVDPCEAEGVHQATFLCEPTPSAACGGASPAPSRRASSDTYFSGGSTEGRTFMLPASEDLDLDGRAQTSTPVQCAGNKPLDLPSLTESPCTGERSHTGSPVVQTAIDQRGAAPRLASPKHRLVARLPPSANRISKAEIKKFPKPDFSRVRPKIMSRPAHPLILGSPGPAKNKPVNQPCRKPSQVNRNTPMRNTPSKIATVEDGRPRAAGAENAMPDFLGMTFIQADDQDLSSAAGSHIGPLALSLTEEAECRASLCDSVSAAFDNVPPVPSSQATSRVSSEAEHVASNCGGGPAPVLPGNQTCFPSPTESPSTEQRADPAPALDSTGKAGNKEEVPQRKRPGSVSSASSPSNQAPVSARRSRCWSESSSTTSTPHRESRASPSGSASFIIPKAYVHLGQSQARPASHNRTGSAHNKPPETRKEAEEQSSKEMKKTCLVTASSKTAVGATAAVGAACDRIKSRFGARPSLNRARGAPASAPQALPPVSRQRQGRDVCSSASGGMCSPRAKQSTTAGHQRSQTTEGLPVGTSSANGSTKPPVTGSRLPQASGHTLAVGSSQPSTAASSSRLPQASGHTLAVGSNQPSTAASSSRLPYKSQSVSKSIPSKASVHNEHSGSTGNAQVSAGAAQVSVGRPASCKTTVLKARLLSHPGSNIGPAGCKTTESTSRLPSRSRASPMKITASSRLLRPAAVLPVDKNRQRATPRSHPQPQQQSPAPLPPQRDGHPDLVLAEGRAGGMESYRAPCERKNQSLQQLQGLLAASNCKFEAIVVVLQQTLAE; from the exons ATGTCCAGTGTGAAGACAAAGTGTAGACCCTCGCAGCTGGCCCTCTCCTCAGGGCCAGGGGACTGTAACGGTAACTCAGTGGCCTGTCTCGGGACCTCCTCCCTGGACTCTCTGAGGAGCCTGAGTGATGGAGACTCCTCCAGTGCCCCTGACGTGGACATGGAGTGTTGCCTGATTGAGggctccccgtccccgtccccgtccccgtccccggcCCCGGCCAACCACCACACAGACCACCTAAGAAATGTACCCCTCAATAGCACATTCACAACTAACACACCCATAAACGGTAACCTCAAACTTGGCTCACCTCCAGAGAATAGCTCCCTCGACCTCATCACATTTCCAGAGAATAGCACCTGCACTGTCCTCTCACCTGCAGTGACTGTACCTGGTGAGGGGGACATGTTGGAACCTGTCCAAACATCTGTCTCCAGCTGTGTGAACACCAGCCTGGACAACTGGAACGGGAATATCACTCTGGTGATCACCAGCCTGCAGGGGCAACATGGTGAAAACCAGAGTGACTGGAGGAGTACTACATCGTCTGGTGACAGGAGTGTTGCTGCCTCTCCTGAATTGgcctctcctgagggggaagagagcTCCAGCTCTGTGTCGCTCCGTGGCTCCAGTGAGAACAACTGCTCCATCGGCTCAGGGGAGATGGTGTTGAGGTGGAACAGCTTCTGTCTGGAAGAGGCTGACactctcactgtgtctctgtctttggTGGAGCTGTCCACCAGTTCCTCTGCCCATGGCTCCCCTGCCCTGCCTGCTGACCTGGGCCATGGCCTGCTGTCAatgtccaccaccaccaccctgcccTACGTCTGTGACGGCCTCCTGGAGAACAGACCGACTGACACCCTCAAAGTAAAGGACAACCCAAGCCCTCAGTGCTGGGGCACGACCTTTATCCAGTCAGACGACCAGGATCTCCCTCCTGAGGGTGGCTGCCTTGCACCGCCTCGGTCTCCTGTGGATGTGGATCCCTGTGAGGCAGAGGGTGTACACCAGGCCACCTTTCTGTGTGAGCCAACCCCATCTGCTGCATGTGGAGGTGCTTCTCCAGCCCCCAGCAGACGGGCCAGCTCGGATACCTATTTCAGTGGAGGATCCACCGAGGGCAGGACCTTCATGCTGCCAGCCTCAGAGGACCTGGACCTTGACGGCCGTGCCCAGACCTCCACACCAGTGCAGTGTGCTGGGAACAAACCCCTGGACTTGCCCTCCCTAACGGAGTCACCCTGCACTGGGGAACGAAGTCACACTGGTAGCCCTGTGGTCCAGACGGCTATCGACCAGCGAGGGGCGGCCCCAAGGCTCGCATCCCCAAAACACCGTTTGGTCGCCAGGCTTCCCCCATCAGCAAACAGAATTAGCAAAGCAGAAATCAAAAAGTTTCCCAAGCCGGATTTCAGCAGAGTGAGACCCAAGATCATGTCGAGACCAGCTCATCCGTTGATATTGGGAAGCCCTGGACCCGCAAAGAATAAACCAGTCAACCAGCCCTGTCGTAAACCATCTCAAGTGAACAGGAACACTCCAATGAGAAACACTCCTAGTAAAATAGCCACAGTGGAAGATGGCCGCCCGAGGGCTGCTGGGGCCGAGAATGCAATGCCTGATTTCCTGGGAATGACATTCATCCAGGCAGATGACCAAGACCTCTCTTCGGCTGCTGGGTCTCACATTGGTCCACTTGCTCTTAGTTTGACTGAGGAGGCAGAGTGTCGAGCATCCCTGTGTGATTCTGTCTCTGCTGCATTTGATAATGTCCCACCAGTACCCAGCAGTCAGGCCACTAGTCGTGTCAGCTCAGAGGCCGAGCATGTGGCTTCTAACTGTGGAGGAGGACCCGCTCCAGTGCTGCCTGGAAACCAGACCTGTTTCCCATCTCCCACAGAGTCACCCTCCACAGAACAGCGAGCTGACCCTGCACCAGCCCTGGACAGTACTGGCAAGGCTGGCAACAAGGAGGAAGTGCCACAGAGGAAGAGACCTGGCTCTGTCTCCTCAGCCTCCTCACCATCCAATCAGGCACCAGTGTCAGCACGGCGGTCCCGCTGCTGGTCTGAGAGTTCCTCCACTACATCTACACCACACAGGGAGTCCAGAGCCTCCCCTAGCGGCTCAGCTAGCTTCATCATCCCCAAGGCCTACGTCCACCTGGGACAGAGCCAGGCCAGACCAGCCAGCCACAACCGCACTGGCAGTGCCCACAACAAACCGCCTGAGACCAGGAAGGAAGCAGAAGAGCAAAGCAGCAAGGAGATGAAGAAAACCTGCCTTGTG ACGGCCTCCTCTAAGACTGCGGTGGGAGCAACGGCAGCAGTAGGAGCTGCCTGTGACAGGATTAAGAGTAGATTTGGAGCACGGCCATCCCTCAACAGAGCCAGAggagccccagcctcagcccctcAGGCTCTCCCTCCAGTATCTAGGCAGAGGCAGGGAAGAGATGTCTGCAGCAGTGCCTCCGGCGGGATGTGTTCGCCACGGGCCAAACAGAGCACCACAGCAG GTCATCAGAGGTCCCAGACAACAGAGGGACTGCCTGTTGGAACCTCCTCAGCCAACGGCAGCACTAAGCCCCCAGTGACTGGTTCCAGACTCCCCCAGGCCTCTGGTCACACCCTGGCTGTGGGCTCCAGCCAGCCCTCTACTGCTGCCTCCTCCTCCAGACTCCCCCAGGCCTCTGGTCACACCCTGGCTGTGGGCTCCAACCAGCCCTCTACTGCTGCCTCCTCCTCCAGACTGCCCTACAAGTCCCAGAGTGTCTCCAAGAGCATCCCTTCCAAGGCCAGTGTACACAATGAGCACAGTGGCAGCACAGGAAATGCACAAG TTTCTGCAGGAGCAGCCCAGGTGTCTGTGGGAAGACCAGCCTCATGCAAGACCACAGTGTTAAAAGCTAGACTCCTCTCACACCCAGGGAGTAACATAGGACCTG CAGGATGCAAAACTACAGAGTCGACCAGTCGGCTGCCCTCAAGGTCCAGAGCCAGTCCTATGAAAATAACTGCTTCATCAAGACTTCTTCGTCCTGCCGCTGTATTACCTG